In Scatophagus argus isolate fScaArg1 chromosome 7, fScaArg1.pri, whole genome shotgun sequence, a genomic segment contains:
- the zwilch gene encoding protein zwilch homolog yields MGSKVISRAKEFYNILRSLQDDERNHPCNVTFEEDIQILKRDGNKMGLLNMYCDNQPVFICEKAVPKINEPDDQQLIETSNCTDDDDDAGDAVDVNALQTDLGPQPLTVMKARQLLSWYTLSQNANVTAVDNSSALHPLWVRCDMSDTAGTTWFGAETVCMDNKVSGVKLYSVTCKGSTVDKRSVITLDELKQEHKRRHHPSSMALKGSARFNLFGSTVVENTMIDSQSSVTVDFKWSHVESVLETPPLSSTATLNIKVACGDMRSPMFEMYRELEFLQTLADGLRTGETEWMEPLESTSAVNLTKAFLEELQNTAKTLQDQAAKPAETTKLKSETDTPIFNSLLERGDLDFVEQLWVRMRKSVTSYQDVGDCLKLVIEALRYGDIKPWIHRDSSSSLSKLILQSYHQQIDHVSLTGVTPVHMLLEMGLDKMRKDYINYLIGEELTTLNHLCYYLSTEVDLQEQVIRLRKLHHLLEMILTCSTFLGLPYDRLFLLTQSCLQHYKTSPYDEEHEFKLQIKPALISHFYQKEHPVLWGVELSSGHGPREVRTSSQLSERPLVDHVIFETGSPNETVNGDSEDPAFFSTTVCCSLVSFA; encoded by the exons ATGGGCTCAAAGGTGATATCTCGTGCTAAGGAGTTTTATAACATTCTTCG GTCTCTTCAAGACGACGAACGCAACCATCCATGTAACGTTACGTTTGAG GAGGACATCCAAATATTAAAGAGGGATGGAAACAAAATGGGTTTGCTGAATATGTACTGTGACAACCAGCCAGTCTTCATCTGTGAAAAAGCT GTTCCCAAAATAAATGAACCCGATGATCAACAACTGATTGAAACATCAAACTGCactgacgatgatgatgatgctggtgaTGCCGTTGATGTCAATGCACTTCAGACAGATTTGGGACCACAACCACTCACTGTCATGAAAGCAAG GCAGTTGCTGTCTTGGTACACATTATCTCAAAATGCCAATGTGACAGCTGTGGACAACAGCTCTGCCTTACACCCTTTGTGGGTGAGATGTGATATGTCTGATACAGCTGGAACAACCTGGTTTGGAGCTGAAACAGTCTGCATGGACAATAAAGTATCTGGTGTCAAATTATACTCTGTTACCTGCAAAG GCTCAACTGTGGACAAAAGGTCTGTCATAACCTTGGATGAGCTTAAACAAGAGCACAAGCGAAGGCATCACCCATCCTCA ATGGCCCTTAAAGGCAGTGCCAGGTTCAACTTGTTTGGCTCCACCGTTGTTGAAAACACCATGATTGACTCACAGAGCAGTGTCACAGTGGATTTCAAATGGAGCCATGTGGAGAGCGTCCTTGAGACACCACCCCTGTCCTCTACAGCAACACTG AATATCAAAGTTGCCTGCGGGGACATGAGAAGCCCAATGTTTGAGATGTACAGGGAGCTAGAGTTTCTTCAG ACTCTGGCTGATGGTTTGAGAACTGGTGAGACTGAATGGATGGAACCTTTGGAAAGCACATCAGCTGTAAACCTGACCAAGGCCTTCCTAGAAG AGCTTCAGAACACTGCAAAAACACTACAGGACCAGGCTGCAAAACCAGCTGAG accaCAAAACTGAAGTCTGAGACGGATACTCCGATTTTCAACTCTCTTTTGGAACGAGGCGATTTGGATTTTGTTGAGCAGCTGTGGGTTCGGatgagaaaga GTGTGACTTCATATCAGGACGTAGGAGACTGCCTGAAATTGGTCATCGAAGCTCTAAGATATGGTGACATCAAACCCTGG attcacagagacagcagcagctccctcaGCAAGCTCATCCTGCAGTCCTACCACCAGCAGATCGACCACGTGTCCCTCACGGGCGTCACCCCTGTCCACATGCTGCTAGAGATGGGTCTGGACAAGATGAGGAAGGATTACATTAACTACCTCATCG gTGAAGAATTGACAACTCTAAACCACTTG TGTTATTACCTGAGCACAGAGGTTGATCTGCAGGAGCAAGTGATCCGACTCAGGAAACTGCACCATCTGCTGGAAATGATTTTGACTTGCAGTACTTTCCTGGGTTTGCCTTACGACCGGCTCTTCCTTCTCACGCA ATCATGTTTGCAGCATTACAAAACATCTCCATATGATGAGGAGCATGAATTCAAACTGCAAATCAAACCTGCACTGATCAGCCATTTTTACCAGAA AGAGCACCCGGTATTGTGGGGAGTTGAGCTGTCCAGCGGTCATGGTCCTCGTGAAGTCCGGACTTCCTCGCAGCTCAGTGAGAGACCACTGGTTGATCATGTCATCTTTGAGACAG GTAGCCCAAATGAAACAGTGAATGGGGACAGTGAGGATCCTGCCTTCTTCTCTACCACGGTGTGCTGCAGTCTCGTCAGCTTTGCATGA
- the LOC124062322 gene encoding 60S ribosomal protein L4-B, protein MACARPLISVYSEKGESSGKNVVMPAVFKAPIRPDVVNFVHTNMRKNNRQPYAVSELAGHQTSAESWGTGRAVARIPRVRGGGTHRSGQGAFGNMCRGGRMFAPTKTWRRWHRRINTTQKRYAICSAVAASAIPALVMSKGHRIEEIPEVPLVVEDKVEGYKKTKEAVLLLKKLKAWNDIKKVYASQRMRAGKGKMRNRRRIQRRGPCIIYNQDAGVTKAFRNIPGITLQNVNKMNLLRLAPGGHVGRFCIWTESAFRKLDDLYGTWRKPASLKVDYNLPMHKMTNTDLSRILKSEEIQKALRTPNKKINRRVLKKNPLKNLRIMLKLNPYAKTARRHAILKHDPAIKAKMLKSKKKPRKKGASAKPKA, encoded by the exons ATG GCCTGTGCCCGACCCTTGATCTCGGTTTATTCCGAGAAAGGAGAATCTTCAGGCAAGAATGTTGTCATGCCTGCCGTGTTCAAGGCTCCAATTCGCCCTGATGTTGTGAATTTTGTTCACACCAACATGCGCAAGAACAACCGCCAGCCTTATGCAGTCAGTGAACTGGCAG GTCACCAGACCAGTGCAGAGTCCTGGGGTACAGGAAGGGCTGTGGCCCGTATTCCTCGTGTGAGAGGTGGTGGTACTCACCGCTCTGGCCAGGGTGCTTTTGGAAAT ATGTGTCGTGGAGGTCGCATGTTTGCCCCCACCAAAACCTGGCGCCGCTGGCACCGCAGGATCAACACGACCCAGAAGCGCTATGCCATCTGCTCTGCCGTGGCTGCCTCTGCCATTCCCGCACTTGTGATGTCCAAAG GACACCGCATTGAGGAAATCCCTGAGGTCCCACTGGTGGTTGAAGACAAAGTTGAGGGCTACAAGAAGACCAAGGAGGCTGTGCTCCTGCTGAAAAAGCTCAAAGCCTGGAATGACATTAAGAAG GTCTATGCTTCTCAGCGCATGCGTGCTGGTAAGGGTAAGATGAGGAATCGCAGGCGCATCCAACGCAGAGGACCATGCATCATCTACAACCAAGATGCTGGAGTCACCAAAGCCTTCAGAAATATCCCAG GCATCACTCTGCAGAACGTGAACAAAATGAACCTCCTGAGACTTGCCCCTGGTGGTCATGTTGGACGCTTCTGCATCTGGACAGAGAGTGCTTTCCGCAAGCTGGATGATCTGTACGGCACCTGGCGTAAACCTGCTTCCCTGAAGGTCGACTACAA CCTGCCCATGCACAAGATGACCAACACAGACCTGAGCAGGATCCTGAAGAGTGAGGAGATCCAGAAAGCACTTCGTACACCTAA CAAGAAGATCAACCGCAGAGTGCTGAAGAAGAATCCTCTGAAGAACTTGAGGATAATGCTCAAACTGAACCCTTACGCCAAGACTGCCAGACGTCATGCCATCCTTAAACATGACCCTGCG ATCAAGGCCAAGATGCTGAAATCCAAGAAGAAGCCCAGAAAGAAGGGAGCATCTGCCAAACCCAAGGcataa
- the LOC124061770 gene encoding LOW QUALITY PROTEIN: 60S ribosomal protein L4-like (The sequence of the model RefSeq protein was modified relative to this genomic sequence to represent the inferred CDS: inserted 1 base in 1 codon; substituted 1 base at 1 genomic stop codon), whose protein sequence is MRKVRPGKMLVRSSLLNTNKLNLLRFAPGDHTXHSCIRTEMXLFGTWRKPASLKVNYNLPMHKMTNTDLSRILKSEEIQKALRTPNKKINRRVLKKNPLKNLRIMLKLNPYAKTARRHAILRHDPAIRT, encoded by the exons ATGAGAAAAGTACGACCGGGGAAGATGCTGGTCAGG TCATCACTGCTGAACACTAACAAACTGAACCTCTTGAGGTTTGCCCCTGGGGATCACACGTGACACTCCTGCATCCGGACCGAAA TGCTGTTTGGGACCTGGCGTAAACCTGCTTCCCTGAAGGTCAACTACAA CCTGCCCATGCACAAGATGACCAACACAGACCTGAGCAGGATCCTGAAGAGTGAGGAGATCCAGAAAGCACTTCGTACACCTAA CAAGAAGATCAACCGCAGAGTACTGAAGAAGAATCCTCTGAAGAACTTGAGGATAATGCTCAAACTGAACCCTTATGCCAAGACTGCCAGACGTCATGCCATCCTTAGACATGACCCTGCGATAAGAACCTAA
- the map2k1 gene encoding dual specificity mitogen-activated protein kinase kinase 1, translating into MQKRRKPEPIQLNPIPDGNTINGSGATETNLEALQKKLEELELDEQQRKRLEAFLTQKQKVGELKDDDFEKICELGAGNGGVVFKVSHKPSGLIMARKLIHLEIKPAIRNQIIRELQVLHECNSPYIVGFYGAFYSDGEISICMEHMDGGSLDQSLKKAGKIPEQILGKVSIAVIKGLSYLREKHKIMHRDVKPSNILVNSRCEIKLCDFGVSGQLIDSMANSFVGTRSYMSPERLQGTHYSVQSDIWSMGLSLVEMAIGRFPIPPPDAKELEQIFGFPVEGDAASCESSPKPRPPGRPGSSYGPDSRPPMAIFELLDYIVNEPPPKLPGIFGAEFQDFVNKCLIKNPAERADLKQLMVHPFIKQSEAEQVDFAGWLCSTIGLNQPGTPTHGTAM; encoded by the exons ATGCAGAAGAGAAGGAAGCCAGAGCCGATCCAACTCAACCCGATCCCCGATGGAAACACTATCAACGGCTCCGGAGCCACAGA AACAAACTTGGAGGCGCTGCAGAAGAAACTAGAGGAGCTTGAGTTGGACGAGCAGCAGCGGAAACGCCTGGAGGCCTTTCTGACGCAGAAGCAGAAGGTGGGGGAGCTGAAGGATGATGACTTTGAGAAGATCTGTGAGCTGGGTGCAGGCAACGGAGGGGTTGTCTTCAAGGTCTCCCACAAACCATCTGGTCTGATTATGGCAAGGAAG CTGATCCACCTGGAGATCAAACCAGCCATTAGGAATCAGATAATTCGGGAGCTGCAGGTGCTACATGAGTGTAACTCCCCCTACATTGTAGGCTTCTATGGAGCTTTTTACAGTGATGGAGAAATCAGCATCTGCATGGAGCATATG GACGGCGGCTCCCTGGACCAGTCGCTGAAGAAAGCAGGCAAGATCCCAGAGCAGATCCTTGGCAAAGTCAGCATCGCT GTGATTAAAGGGCTCTCCTACCTGAGGGAGAAACACAAGATCATGCACAGAG ATGTCAAGCCCTCTAACATCCTAGTGAACTCCCGCTGTGAGATCAAGCTGTGTGACTTTGGAGTGAGTGGACAGCTCATAGATTCCATGGCCAACTCCTTTGTGGGCACCCGGTCTTACATGTCT CCAGAGCGTCTGCAGGGCACTCATTACTCTGTTCAGTCAGACATCTGGAGTATGGGTCTGTCATTGGTTGAAATGGCCATTGGACGTTTCCCTATCCCACCGCCTGATGCTAAAGAGCTGGAACAGATTTTTGGGTTCCCAGTGGAAGGGGATGCAGCCTCCTGTGAGTCCTCTCCCAAACCACGACCCCCTGGACGACCAGGCAGCT CATACGGGCCTGACAGCAGACCACCGATGGCTATATTTGAGCTGCTTGATTACATAGTCAATGAG CCCCCACCAAAGCTACCAGGGATATTTGGCGCTGAATTTCAAGACTTTGTGAATAAATG TTTGATCAAGAAtcctgcagagagagcagaccTGAAACAGCTGATG gTTCACCCCTTTATCAAGCAGTCTGAGGCAGAGCAGGTTGACTTTGCTGGCTGGTTGTGCAGTACCATTGGCCTCAATCAGCCTGGGACGCCCACCCACGGGACAGCAATGTGA